In one Lolium rigidum isolate FL_2022 chromosome 3, APGP_CSIRO_Lrig_0.1, whole genome shotgun sequence genomic region, the following are encoded:
- the LOC124702536 gene encoding 3-ketoacyl-CoA synthase 12-like, with protein MELLLLLTVLLLAHAVAYLAWTSLARRRQSRCYLLDYVCHKPSDDRKVNTEVAGDVVQRNSRLGLSEYRFLLRVIIRSGIGEETYCPLNILEQREDAPTHQDAVDEMDAFLDATVAGLFAKSGFEPRDVDVLVVNVSMFCPAPSLAARIVHRYGMREDVAAYNLSGMGCSAGLVSLDLARNALRTRRNATALVVSTESIAPNWYSGIDKSMMLANCLFRCGGSAVLLTNDPAHRGRAKMELSCLVRSNIAANDDAHLCAQQREDEEGRVGISLSKNLPKAAVRAFSVNLRTLAPLILPVSELARFSAQLMWKKILRRGSKQQRKGGEGGPKINFKTGVDHFCLHPGGTAVIEAVKRSLGLDDGDVEAARMTLHRWGNTSASSLWYVLSYMEAKGRLRRGDRVLMVTFGSGFKCNSCMWEVKGDMTDKGAWADCIADYPPESTANPYMDKYGWLNDVEGDTLIF; from the coding sequence ATGGAGCTGCTTCTCCTGCTCACAGTGCTCCTCCTTGCGCACGCGGTGGCCTACCTGGCTTGGACCTCCTTGGCCCGTCGACGGCAGTCGCGGTGCTACCTCCTGGACTACGTCTGCCACAAACCGTCGGACGACCGCAAAGTGAACACAGAGGTCGCCGGCGACGTGGTCCAGCGTAACTCGCGCCTGGGCCTGTCCGAGTAccgcttcctcctccgcgtcATCATCCGCTCCGGCATCGGCGAGGAGACCTACTGCCCGCTTAACATCCTGGAGCAGCGGGAGGACGCGCCCACCCACCAGGACGCGGTGGACGAGATGGACGCCTTCCTCGACGCCACCGTCGCCGGCCTCTTCGCCAAGAGCGGCTTCGAGCCCCGCGACGTGGACGTCCTCGTCGTCAACGTGTCCATGTTCTGCCCGGCGCCGTCCCTCGCCGCTCGGATCGTGCACCGCTACGGCATGCGCGAGGACGTGGCCGCGTACAACCTGTCGGGGATGGGGTGCAGCGCCGGCCTGGTGTCGCTGGACCTGGCGCGCAACGCACTGCGGACACGGCGGAACGCGACGGCGCTGGTGGTCTCGACGGAGTCCATCGCGCCCAACTGGTACTCCGGGATCGACAAGTCCATGATGCTGGCCAACTGCCTGTTCCGCTGCGGCGGGTCGGCGGTTCTGCTGACCAACGACCCGGCGCACCGGGGCCGGGCCAAGATGGAGCTGAGCTGCCTGGTGCGCTCCAACATCGCCGCCAACGACGACGCGCACCTGTGCGCCCAGCAGCGGGAGGACGAGGAAGGGCGCGTGGGGATCTCCCTGAGCAAGAACCTGCCCAAGGCCGCCGTCCGGGCCTTCTCCGTGAACCTCCGGACCCTGGCGCCGCTGATCCTCCCCGTGTCCGAGCTCGCGCGGTTCTCCGCGCAGCTCATGTGGAAGAAGATCCTGCGACGCGGCAGCAAGCAGCAGCGcaagggcggcgagggcggcccCAAGATCAACTTCAAGACGGGCGTGGACCACTTCTGCCTCCACCCGGGCGGCACGGCGGTGATCGAGGCGGTGAAGCGGAGCCTGGGGCTGGACGACGGCGACGTGGAGGCGGCGCGGATGACGCTGCACCGGTGGGGGAACACGTCGGCGAGCAGCCTGTGGTACGTGCTGTCGTACATGGAGGCCAAGGGGAGGCTGAGGAGAGGCGACAGGGTGCTCATGGTCACCTTCGGCTCCGGGTTCAAGTGCAACAGCTGCATGTGGGAGGTGAAGGGCGACATGACCGACAAGGGCGCGTGGGCCGACTGCATCGCCGACTAcccgccggagagcaccgccaaCCCCTACATGGACAAATACGGGTGGCTCAACGACGTCGAAGGCGACACCCTCATATTTTAG
- the LOC124702537 gene encoding altered inheritance of mitochondria protein 21, whose translation MSSFPVLKNKPIDQWKVTELKDELKKRKLPVKGLKEELVRRLFESIQSEEASDESAEDVGADEAVDEGPKDVEANAPADKDVKMDEPVDQAPEEHTASQKTTVSVTEVYQETVVDETQEITLPPPQVTQEVMASSVEDSSKDNLVPSHESPATEAPAEKGDDPESVAGENSAMQEEHPDTVLVAEKTPEVATNETTVAADMTSADLKSGSSQVNSDATEASKAVPAPVDAQIPDADPMDTDVAAASVNNDVDLGNNTTATNEQCKDSELMNEDSKPIVSESNNQVPEISPDLGSPLKCESISRDDISHNKKNIKDNLNANNFDLELEVKPEMVKPSSGITSLGGDLQPLDDDKELVKNQLSLEDIDSTANVDEVGSPEKLNLDRSSGDESMEEDVVDIKQVESNVKSDDLRGKTELNSSEHVKEVTLTDSVVDGSSVDTKEVIAEEKPSASTEKRKLQAEEPVANAEPIKRQRRWAADSGKVPERQPLSQSGSDAPKDIFQPALRRSFGRSDSTASADSPKERIVPPSQKPATTSLRIDRFVRPFTLRAVQELLGKTGSVCSFWMDHIKTHCYVTFSSVEEATATRDAVYNLQWPLNNGNHLLAEFVDPQEVKLKLEPPPPAAAAATTVAAPVVPVSPATTPREPPSQQAQANQNAPRQAATPREQMPPPPPLMKPPTPNPGSARDKLPPTPKKPEPPVVTLDDLFRKTQSSPRIYYLPLSEEEVSAKLAAQGKAK comes from the exons ATGTCGTCGTTCCCTGTGCTGAAGAACAAACCTATTGATCAATGGAAAGTTACCGAGTTGAAGGATGAGCTCAAAAAGAGGAAGCTCCCTGTCAAGGGTCTGAAGGAAGAGCTGGTCAGGCGGCTCTTTGAATCTATCCAGAGTGAAGAGGCATCTGACGAGTCTGCTGAAGACGTCGGAGCCGATGAGGCAGTCGATGAAGGACCTAAAGATGTGGAAGCCAATGCACCAGCTGATAAAGACGTGAAAATGGATGAACCAGTTGACCAGGCACCTGAGGAACATACTGCTAGTCAGAAAACTACAGTTTCTGTGACTGAAGTTTATCAGGAAACTGTGGTTGATGAAACTCAGGAAATTACGCTTCCTCCCCCACAAGTTACTCAGGAAGTCATGGCTTCGTCTGTGGAAGACTCCTCCAAGGATAATCTGGTGCCATCCCATGAATCTCCGGCAACTGAAGCCCCAGCAGAAAAGGGAGATGACCCAGAATCAGTTGCTGGAGAAAATTCTGCAATGCAAGAAGAGCACCCAGATACCGTGCTTGTTGCTGAGAAGACTCCTGAGGTTGCTACCAATGAGACAACTGTTGCTGCTGATATGACCAGTGCTGATCTCAAGTCAGGCTCTTCTCAAGTCAACTCAGATGCCACTGAAGCCAGCAAAGCTGTACCAGCGCCGGTGGATGCCCAAATACCAGATGCTGATCCTATGGATACTGATGTTGCTGCTGCATCAGTGAACAATGATGTAGATTTGGGCAACAACACTACAGCCACTAACGAACAATGCAAAGATTCTGAGCTCATGAATGAGGATAGCAAGCCCATCGTTTCTGAATCAAACAATCAGGTACCTGAGATTAGCCCAGATTTAGGGTCTCCACTTAAGTGTGAGTCAATTTCTAGAGATGATATATCACATAACAAAAAGAATATAAAGGATAACTTGaatgctaataattttgatttagAACTAGAGGTTAAGCCAGAGATGGTCAAGCCATCATCCGGCATTACTTCCTTAGGTGGGGATTTGCAGCCACTGGATGATGACAAAGAGCTGGTCAAGAACCAGTTGTCTTTGGAAGACATAGATTCCACGGCTAATGTGGATGAAGTTGGGTCTCCAGAGAAGTTAAATTTAGACAGGAGCTCAGGTGACGAGTCAATGGAGGAGGATGTTGTGGATATTAAGCAAGTTGAGTCCAATGTTAAATCTGATGATCTCAGAGGAAAGACTGAGCTTAACTCCTCAGAACATGTGAAAGAGGTGACCCTCACTGATTCTGTTGTTGACGGTTCCTCTGTTGATACAAAGGAAGTTATAGCTGAAGAAAAGCCATCAGCTTCAACTGAAAAGAGGAAACTTCAAG CTGAAGAACCTGTTGCAAACGCTGAGCCAATCAAACGCCAACGTCGATGGGCTGCAGACAGTGGAAAAGTCCCAGAAAGACAACCATTGAGTCAAAGCGGTTCTGATGCTCCTAAGGATATTTTTCAGCCTGCTTTAAGACGTTCTTTTGGCAGGTCTGATTCAACAGCAAGTGCAGATTCTCCGAAGGAGCGGATTG TGCCACCATCTCAGAAACCTGCAACAACTTCCTTGAGAATTGACCGGTTTGTGCGGCCATTTACCCTGAGAGCTGTGCAAGAACTTCTTGGTAAAACTGGATCTGTTTGTAGCTTTTGGATGGATCATATCAAGACCCACTGCTATGTTACA TTCTCGTCTGTGGAGGAAGCTACGGCTACTCGGGATGCTGTCTACAACCTGCAGTGGCCTCTGAACAATGGCAATCATTTGTTAGCTGAATTTGTTGATCCCCAGGAAGTGAAACTCAAGCTTGAACCTCCTcccccagcagcagcagcagcaacaacagtggCTGCACCGGTGGTTCCTGTTAGCCCAGCTACTACACCAAGGGAGCCTCCTTCTCAACAAGCTCAGGCTAATCAGAATGCGCCTCGCCAAGCTGCTACACCAAGGGAGCAGATgccgcctccaccacctctcaTGAAGCCTCCTACACCCAATCCAGGATCTGCAAGGGACAAGCTCCCGCCCACTCCAAAGAAGCCAGAACCTCCTGTTGTGACACTTGATGATCTCTTCAGGAAGACACAATCCTCGCCAAGGATTTACTATCTGCCTTTATCTGAAGAGGAGGTGTCAGCAAAGCTTGCTGCACAGGGCAAAGCAAAATAG